The Naumovozyma dairenensis CBS 421 chromosome 1, complete genome genome includes a region encoding these proteins:
- the NDAI0A05170 gene encoding PHO88 family protein (similar to Saccharomyces cerevisiae PHO88 (YBR106W); ancestral locus Anc_3.355), with amino-acid sequence MNPQLTNIIIMLVMMQISRRLDMEDPTIIFYVRTFYCSSILISWIIYQLAKRSILAKNDLTTIKFVQPKNVMMAEEEKLQVTTIRDYDLKDVNGSIKSIYTGVAMMGFMHFYMGYTNPLFMQIISPVKGALESNEVKIHLFGKPATGDLKRPFKSGSLFGVPTGNNPKTDKKSVDEAERAGHGGIKYE; translated from the coding sequence ATGAATCCTCAACTTACcaacattatcatcatgTTAGTCATGATGCAAATTTCTCGTCGTTTAGATATGGAAGATCCTACGATCATCTTCTACGTGAGAACATTCTATTGTAGTTCTATCTTAATAAGTTGGATCATTTATCAATTGGCCAAAAGATCCATCCTTGCTAAGAATGATTTAACTACTATTAAGTTTGTTCAACCTAAAAATGTAATGATggcagaagaagaaaaattacaagttACCACTATCAGAGATTACGATTTGAAAGATGTTAATGGTAGTATTAAATCCATTTATACTGGGGTAGCTATGATGGGGTTCATGCATTTCTATATGGGGTATACTAATCCATTATTTATGCAAATTATTTCTCCTGTGAAAGGTGCCTTGGAAAGTAATGAAGTTAAGATTCATTTGTTTGGTAAACCTGCTACTGGTGATTTGAAAAGACCATTTAAGAGTGGGTCTTTGTTTGGTGTTCCAACTGGTAATAATCCAAAGACTGATAAAAAATCTGTAGATGAAGCAGAAAGAGCTGGCCATGGTGGTATCAAGTACGAATAG